AAACCAGCCTTGGTTCAGGGTTTTTGTCCCAGTCAGGAAGACAAATCACTATCCCCCATGAGGTGCAGCAGGTGGAGCTGATCGATTACAAAGGCAATATTGAGGTGATGGAAATGAAAAGCATGAAGTGATCAGCGGTAGATTTCTCCGGGTTTGGCTTCGCAAATATCAAGCATGAGCTGAGCGACTTTGTCTGTCACATCTTCCAGATATTTCCTCCCTTTTTCTGGGGAGGATTTTTTTGGATTCCCTATCCCGGTGTCATCAGTTACATCAGACCATTTTCTTTCTGCCCAAGCCCATTTCTCCCGCACCCCTTGAATGATGGATTTCTTTTCAGCACCGTCCCCCGCCTGCTCCAAGGGAAGAACTAGCTCAGGGTGCAAGTGCATAATAATGGAAGTTTCCATTTCGTCGGCATGGTCGCCTTCCTCTTCGAAATATTTCGTTTTGTCCAGGGATTGGAACCAGTTGCAGGTGAAAAGCATCATTTCCGGAAATTGTAATCCCAATTCCCGAAGCATGGTTTTAAAGTCATTTCCTCCATGGCTATTGACGATTAATAGTTTTTTGGTTCCCTGTCGATCCAGCACCGTAATAATGTCTTTTAAAATCAACATCTGGGTACTGGGGTTAAGGTTGATATCCAAGTAGATATCAGATTGCCCGGTGTTCACACCGAAGGGGATGGAGGGTAATATGGTCACATTTGCTCCTTTGGCCCAAGCTTTTTTACCTGCTTGCTCGGCCACGGCATCAGCTTCATACACGTCTGTGCCATAAGGCAGGTGATAGTTATGTGCTTCTGTAGCTCCCCATGGCAAAACAGCCAGATCAAAACGGTGTGTTTCAAGGTTTTTCCAATTGGATTCTTTGAGCAGGTAAGGCTTCATA
This genomic window from Algoriphagus sp. TR-M9 contains:
- a CDS encoding creatininase family protein gives rise to the protein MKPYLLKESNWKNLETHRFDLAVLPWGATEAHNYHLPYGTDVYEADAVAEQAGKKAWAKGANVTILPSIPFGVNTGQSDIYLDINLNPSTQMLILKDIITVLDRQGTKKLLIVNSHGGNDFKTMLRELGLQFPEMMLFTCNWFQSLDKTKYFEEEGDHADEMETSIIMHLHPELVLPLEQAGDGAEKKSIIQGVREKWAWAERKWSDVTDDTGIGNPKKSSPEKGRKYLEDVTDKVAQLMLDICEAKPGEIYR